The following proteins are co-located in the Triticum aestivum cultivar Chinese Spring chromosome 1A, IWGSC CS RefSeq v2.1, whole genome shotgun sequence genome:
- the LOC123071412 gene encoding MDIS1-interacting receptor like kinase 2-like, producing MGAPLTPLLYLCLLLVPCLLLLQEAHAARHGGISRRSQRIALLRWKATLASPPLQMSSWQENTSLCNWTDIMCAAVRHGRRRPWVVTNISLPDAGIHGQLGELNFSALPFLTYIDLSNNSLHGALPASISCLSSLLELYLPYNQLTWKIPDEIGGLQSLRVLELSFNRLTGHIPASLGNLTMLTDLAIHQTMVSGPIPEEIGRLVNLQILQLSNSILSGIIPKTLRNLSRLNTLYLYGNQLSGPIPQELGTLVHLQILELSSNNFSGPIPISITNLTKMNQLFLFENQITGSIPPELGNLTVLNELSLYANQITGPIPPELGNLTMLNVLYLYTNEITGAIPLELGMLLNLRELDLSDNQISGSIPQEIGNLINLKYLYLFQNQISGSIPRTFGKLQSMQELLVFDNNLSGSLPQEFEDLISLVTLELSNNSFSGPLPSNICSGGKLQSLIAFSNMFNGPIPRSLKTCTSLVEIDLQSNHLIGDISQHFGVEKLSNLGYLDISGNRMSGLIPRELGACMKLLSLKINNNNFSGSLRGAIGNLAGLQIMLDVSNNNLSVLLPQQLGKLEMLEFLNLSHNQFSGSIPPSFASMVSLSTLDVSYNNLEGPVPTARLLQNASASWFLPNKAGHHKRKTLALLLPIVLVVGFNIVAAIAVIIMLSRNNRKQQESVTAEGRDLFSVWNFDGRLAFDDIVRATEDFDEKYIIGTGGYGKVYKAQLQDGHIVAVKKLHQTEEELDDERRFQSEMEILSQIRQRSIVKMYGFCSHPVYKFLVYEYIQRGSLHGSLENEELAKELDWQKRITLATDVAQAISYLHHECSPPIIHRDITSNNILLDITFRAFVSDFGTARILKPDSSNWSALAGTYGYIAPELSYTSVVTEKCDVYSFGVVMLDLVMGKHPRDKLDISLPSEKQAMLVKDILDQRPTTPTITEENNLSLLIKLAFSCLESSPQARPTMREAHQTLICLSAHLHYSK from the exons ATGGGAGCTCCCTTGACACCATTGCTGTACCTTTGCCTACTGCTGGTGCCATGCCTTCTTCTCTTGCAAGAAGCACATGCGGCACGCCATGGAGGGATCTCACGGAGATCTCAACGAATAGCCCTCCTCCGCTGGAAAGCTACACTTGCGAGCCCACCGCTGCAGATGAGCTCTTGGCAGGAAAACACAAGCTTGTGCAACTGGACGGACATCATGTGCGCAGCTGTTCGCCATGGCCGCCGCAGGCCCTGGGTGGTCACCAACATCTCCCTGCCAGATGCTGGCATCCATGGCCAGCTTGGTGAGCTCAACTTCTCAGCCCTTCCATTCCTCACATATATTGACCTCAGCAACAACAGTCTCCATGGTGCACTACCCGCTAGTATCAGCTGCCTGTCATCACTTTTGGAACTCTACCTTCCCTACAACCAGCTCACATGGAAAATTCCCGATGAGATTGGTGGCCTGCAAAGTCTGAGGGTGCTTGAGCTCTCATTTAACAGACTCACAGGACATATTCCTGCGTCTCTGGGCAACCTAACAATGTTAACTGATCTCGCCATTCACCAAACCATGGTATCAGGTCCCATTCCTGAGGAGATTGGAAGGCTTGTCAACCTGCAAATTCTACAGCTAAGCAATAGCATCTTAAGCGGCATAATACCAAAAACCCTTAGAAATCTGAGCCGGCTAAATACTTTGTACCTGTATGGTAATCAACTTTCAGGGCCTATACCACAAGAACTAGGCACGCTAGTCCATTTGCAAATTCTTGAgcttagttcaaataatttttcagGTCCAATTCCAATCTCCATAACCAATCTCACTAAGATGAACCAACTTTTTCTCTTTGAAAATCAAATCACAGGTTCAATACCCCCAGAACTAG GGAATCTCACTGTGCTCAATGAACTTTCTCTCTATGCAAATCAAATCACAGGTCCAATACCCCCAGAACTAGGAAACCTCACTATGCTCAATGTACTTTATCTCTATACAAATGAAATCACAGGCGCAATACCTTTAGAATTGGGCATGTTATTGAATCTAAGAGAATTGGACTTGTCCGATAACCAAATATCTGGCTCTATTCCCCAAGAGATTGGCAATCTGATAAACCTCAAATATTTATACTTGTTTCAGAATCAAATTTCGGGCTCAATACCTAGAACTTTTGGGAAGTTGCAAAGCATGCAAGAACTACTAGTCTTTGATAACAACTTATCAGGTTCTCTTCCTCAAGAATTTGAAGATCTCATCAGCCTTGTTACACTTgagttgtctaacaactcattttCAGGACCTTTACCCTCAAATATTTGTTCAGGTGGCAAACTTCAATCTCTCATTGCCTTCTCTAATATGTTCAATGGCCCCATTCCAAGGAGTTTAAAGACATGTACGAGTTTGGTTGAAATTGACCTTCAATCGAACCATCTAATAGGAGATATATCTCAACACTTTGGT GTAGAAAAGCTAAGCAATCTAGGATACCTTGATATATCTGGGAACAGGATGAGTGGATTAATACCTAGGGAACTAGGGGCCTGCATGAAACTATTGTCCTTGAAGATCAACAACAACAACTTTAGTGGGAGTTTGCGTGGTGCGATTGGAAATTTAGCAGGCCTACAAATCATGTTAGATGTGAGCAACAATAACCTCAGTGTTCTGTTGCCGCAGCAACTCGGGAAGTTGGAGATGCTAGAATTTCTGAATTTATCACATAATCAGTTCAGCGGAAGCATCCCACCCTCCTTTGCAAGCATGGTGAGCCTGTCAACACTTGATGTGTCCTACAACAACTTGGAAGGACCAGTCCCAACAGCACGGCTACTTCAAAATGCTTCAGCAAGTTGGTTTCTTCCCAATAAAG CAGGTCACCATAAACGGAAGACACTTGCTTTGCTTTTGCCAATTGTTCTTGTTGTGGGTTTCAACATTGTTGCTGCAATTGCCGTCATAATAATGCTTAGTCGTAATAATAGAAAACAACAAGAAAGTGTTACTGCTGAAGGAAGGGACCTATTCTCTGTTTGGAATTTTGATGGAAGATTAGCATTTGATGATATTGTAAGGGCAACCGAAGACTTCGACGAGAAGTACATCATTGGAACAGGAGGATATGGCAAAGTCTATAAGGCACAACTCCAAGACGGACATATAGTTGCTGTGAAGAAGCTTCATCAGACTGAAGAAGAGTTGGATGACGAAAGAAGATTTCAAAGTGAAATGGAAATCTTATCACAGATCCGACAACGAAGCATCGTCAAAATGTATGGATTCTGCTCCCATCCAGTGTATAAATTTCTTGTCTATGAGTACATTCAGAGGGGCAGCCTCCACGGGTCATTGGAAAATGAGGAGCTAGCAAAGGAACTAGATTGGCAGAAGAGAATAACTCTTGCAACTGATGTGGCTCAAGCAATATCTTATTTGCACCATGAATGCAGTCCACCCATAATCCATCGAGATATCACGAGTAACAACATCTTGCTTGATATAACCTTCAGGGCTTTTGTCTCGGATTTTGGCACAGCAAGGATTCTTAAGCCCGATTCATCAAACTGGAGTGCACTAGCAGGAACATATGGCTACATAGCTCCTG AACTATCATACACATCTGTTGTGACAGAGAAATGTGATGTATATAGCTTTGGCGTGGTTATGCTAGATCTAGTGATGGGAAAGCATCCAAGGGATAAATTAGACATTAGTTTGCCAAGCGAGAAACAAGCTATGTTGGTGAAAGATATTCTGGACCAACGACCAACCACCCCAACAATAACAGAAGAGAATAACTTATCTCTTCTCATTAAGCTGGCCTTTTCTTGCTTGGAATCTTCTCCACAAGCAAGGCCGACCATGCGGGAGGCACACCAAACACTCATATGCCTTTCAGCCCACTTACATTACAGCAAGTAA